From Nicotiana tabacum cultivar K326 chromosome 22, ASM71507v2, whole genome shotgun sequence, one genomic window encodes:
- the LOC142176178 gene encoding uncharacterized protein LOC142176178 — MAEDSKLWDVICDGPFVPTKTVGNPAVTIPKTRKEFNDADRKAIEKNFRANKILVCGIGPDEYNRISACQLAKEIWEAPQIAHEGTTQVKQSKINMLTTEYELFRMKDDESIQYMHTRFTSIINELHSLGEIIPRNKLVKKVLSVLHSS, encoded by the coding sequence atggctgaagattctaAGCTTTGGGATGTCATTTGTGATGGACCCTTTGTTCCTACCAAGACCGTTGGCAACCCAGCTGTAACTATTCCCAAAACGAGAAAGGAATTCAATGACGCTGACCGAAAGGCCATAGAAAAGAATTTTCGTGCAAATAAAATTCTTGTTTGTGGCATTGGTCCTGATGAATATAACAGGATATCGGCATGCCAATTAGcaaaagaaatatgggaagctcCTCAAATAGCTCATGAAGGAACAACACAGGTCAAGCAATCAAAGATCAACATGCTTACAACTGAATATGAGCTTTTCAGGATGAAAGATGATGAATCCATCCAATACATGCATACTCGTTTCACCTctatcatcaatgagcttcactctcTTGGAGAAATCATTCCAAGAAATAAACTTGTCAAAAAAGTACTCAGTGTTCTGCACAGCTCCTAG